From the genome of Burkholderia cepacia ATCC 25416:
GCAACGGCGAACAACGCGCCGATTGAAGGCCGTGGGCGCGTCACCCCGAAAGTCATTGAAACGCCGACTTGGGCGCTAAAATGGCGAGTGCTTACAGCCCCTCCCGAACGAGCCTGCACGCAATGAATCACTTCCCCAAACTGCTGTCTTCGCAGATCGGTTTCGACGTCGCGCAGACGATGCTCGAAAACTTCGACCGCCACTACCGGATCTTCCGCGACGCGGCCGTCGAAGCGAAGACGCTGTTCGAGCACGGCGACTGGCACGGGCTGCAGCGGCTCGCGCGGGAGCGGATCACGTCGTACGACGATCGCGTGAAGGAATGCGTCGAGGTGCTGGAAGATGAATACGACGCGGAAAACATCGACGACGAAGTGTGGCAGCAAATCAAGCTGCACTACATCGGCCTGCTCACGTCGCACCGCCAGCCCGAGTGCGCGGAGACGTTTTTCAATTCGGTGTGCTGCAAGATCCTGCACCGCTCGTACTTCAGCAACGATTTCATCTTCGTGCGCCCGGCGATCTCGACCGAGTATCTCGAGAACGACGAGCCGGCCGCGAAGCCGACCTACCGCGCGTACTATCCGGGCACCGACGGGCTCGCGGCCACCCTCGAGCGCATCGTCACGAATTTCCAGCTCGAACCGGCATTCGACGATCTCCCGCGCGACATCGGCTGCGTGATGCAGGCGATCCACGACGAATTCGGCCACTTCGACGAAGCGCCGAATTTCCAGATCCACGTGCTGTCGTCGCTGTTCTTCCGAAACAAGAGCGCGTACATCGTCGGCCGCATCATCAACGCCGACCGCGTGCTGCCGTTCGCGGTGCCGATCCGCCACGTGCGTCCGGGCGTGCTCTCGCTCGACACCGTGCTGCTGCGCCGCGACCAGCTGATGATCATCTTCGGCTTCTCGCACTCGTATTTCCTGGTCGACATGGGCGTGCCGTCCGCGTACGTCGACTTCCTGTGCACGATCATGCCCGGCAAGCCGAAGGCGGAGATCTACACGTCGGTCGGCCTGCAGAAGCAGGGCAAGAACCTGTTCTACCGCGACCTGCTGCACCACCTGTCGCATTCGAGCGACCGCTTCATCATCGCGCCCGGGATCAAGGGCCTCGTGATGCTCGTGTTCACGCTGCCGTCGTTCCCGTACGTGTTCAAGATCATCAAGGATCACTTCCCGCCGCCGAAGGAAACGACGCGTGCGCAGATCATGGAGAAATACCAGCTCGTGAAGCGCCACGACCGCCTCGGGCGGATGGCCGATACGCTCGAGTATTCGAGCGTCGCGCTGCCGCTCGCGCGGCTCGACCACGCGCTCGTGCGCGAGCTGGAAAAGGAAGTGCCGTCGCTGCTCGAATACGAGGACGACAACCTCGTGATCAAGCACCTGTACATCGAGCGCCGGATGACGCCGCTGAACCTGTACCTGCAGAACGGCAGCGATACCGACATCGAGCACGGCGTGAAGGAGTACGGCAACGCGGTGAAGGAGCTGATGAAGGCGAACATCTTCCCCGGCGACATGCTGTACAAGAACTTCGGCGTCACGCGCCACGGCCGCGTCGTGTTCTACGACTACGACGAGATCGAGTACCTGACCGACTGCAACGTGCGCCGCGTGCCGCCGCCGCGCAACGAGGAAGACGAGCTGTCCGGCGAACCGTGGTATACCGTCGGCCCGCACGACATCTTTCCGGAGACCTACGGGCCGTTCCTGCTCGGCGACCCGCGCGTGCGCGACGTCTTCATGAAGCATCACGCGGACTTTTTCGATCCCGCGCTGTGGCAGGCCAGCAAGGACAAGCTGCTGCAGGGCGAATTGCCCGATTTTTATCCCTACGACGCATCGCTGCGCTTCAGCGTGCGCTACCCCGAGCGCTTCGGCGCGACGGACCAGAACGACGGCGAAGGCGACGCGCAGCGCGCCGCCTGACGCCGGTTACACCGAACCCGATACCGATACCGACCCGATTTCCGTCAACGGAAGCCACACCGATGAACACCCAAGACAATCCGCTTTCTCACCTGTTCGACAACAACGAAGCGTGGGTCAAACGCAAGCTCGAAGACGATCCGGAGTTCTTCGCGCGTCTCGCCGACCAGCAGGCGCCGGAATACCTGTGGATCGGCTGCTCGGATTCGCGCGTGCCCGCGAACCAGATCATCGGCCTGCCGCCGGGCGAAGTGTTCGTCCATCGCAACATCGCGAACGTGGTCGTGCACAGCGACCTGAACTGCCTGTCGGTGATCCAGTTCGCGGTCGACATCCTGCGCGTGAAGCACATCATGGTCGTCGGCCACTACGGCTGCTCGGGCGTGAATGCCGCGCTGCTCAACCGCCGCGTCGGCCTCGCCGACAACTGGCTGCATCACGTGCAGGACGTGCGCGAGCGTCACGCGGCGCTGCTCGAGGACTGGCCGGTCGGCGAAGCGCGCTATCGCCGCCTGATCGAGCTGAACGCGATCGAGCAGGTCGTCAACGTATGCCGCACGACGATCGTCAACGACGCGTGGGCCCGCGGCCAGTCGCTCACCGTGCACGGGCTCGTGTACGGCGTGCACGATGGCCGGATGCGCAACCTCGGGATGGCCGTGTCGAACTTCGACGCGCTCGACGAGACCTACAAGCGCTGCGTGGCCGCGCTCACCGCCGGCGGCAACCATGCGCCGGACAACGACATGATCGCGGCGGACGCCGCGCGGCGGCTCGAAGGCGTCGCGCAGGCGGTCGCCGACACGCTGAAGCCGTGCGACGACGCGAAGTAACGCGCGAGCCACCGGGCGGCCGTTGCCACGCGGCCGCGCCCCGCATCGAACGGATCTGACACCGGTACCGCCAGGGCGGCGCCAAGCAAAGGAGCGACGGGCATGAAAACCGCATTGATCGTCGGTGCATCGCGCGGCCTCGGCCGCGAATTCGTCCGGCAATACCGGCGCGACGGCTGGAACGTGATCGCCACCGCGCGCGACGATGCCTCGCTCGACGCGCTGCGCGCGCTCGGCGCGCAAGCACATGCGCTCGACATCACGCAGCCCGAGCAGATCGCGGCGCTCGGCTGGAAGCTCGACGGCGAGCGGCTCGATGCGGCCGTGCTGGTGTCGGGCGTCTACGGGCCGCGCACCGAGGGCGTCGAGACGATCACCGCCGAGGATTTCGACGCGGTGATGCATACGAACGTGCGCGGGCCGATGCAGCTGCTGCCGATCCTGCTGCCGCTCGTCGAGGACGCACGCGGCGTGCTCGCCGTCGTGTCGAGCCGGATGGGCAGCATCGCCGAGGCGACCGGCACGACCGGCTGGCTGTACCGCGCGAGCAAGGCCGCGCTGAACGACGTGCTGCGCATCGCGTCGCTGCAGACGCGCCACGCCGCGTGCATCTCGCTCCATCCCGGCTGGGTGCGCACCGACATGGGCGGCGCGCAGGCCGCGATCGATCCGGAAACCAGCGTGACCGGCATGCGCCGCGTGATCGCCGAATCCGGCGCGGACGTGTCGCAGGCAAACGGCCGTTTCTTCCAGTACGACGGCATCGAGCTGAGCTGGTAGTCAGCCGACAACCAGACGTCGTTAATTCCCGTTTCGCATGATTTTGAACCGACCTGACGCGTGCCCGTGCGGCGGCGCGTCCCCCGCTCCCGCCGGCAAAGCGCCGGCGCCCCGCTATGCGGCCTGCTGCGGCCGCTTCATCGACGGCGGCGAAGCCGCGCCGAGCGCACTCGAGTTGATGCGTTCGCGGTACAGCGCGTACGTGCTCGGCGCGACCGACTACCTGCGCGCGACGTGGGCCGCGCGCACCTGCCCGCCCGATCTCGACACCGACCCCGAAGCGCCCGACGCGCCGCGCTGGCTCGGCCTCGCGGTCAAACGCCACGCGCCGCTCGACGAACGGCACGCGGAGGTCGAATTCGTGGCCCGCTACAAGATCGGCGGACGCGCTTACCGGCTCCACGAGACGAGCCGCTTCGAGCGCGACGAACACGGTTTCTGGCGTTACGTCGACGGCGAAGTAAGTGAACGTTGACAAATAGTTGCTGTGTCAGACGCCGGGTAATTCCCGCATTGCACAACCTGAATTTGTCGGGCTAGGATGACCCTCAGATCAGTCATGTTGCATGGCAGGGCTTACGAATGGCGTTCAGCAAGGTATTGGTGGGATGGATGGCGGCCTGCGCGCTGTCGGCCGCTCAGGCCGGTACGCTGTCGAACGCCAATACGGGGACGGGCGCCGGCGCCAGCGGGTCGCTCGCCCATGCCGAACGCTTCGACTACGGCGATTCGAACCTGCCGCAGGTCGCCGCCGACCTGAACGAACAGATCCTCCGCATTCCGGCCGACGCATCGGGCGCCGTCACGCTCGAGGCGACGCTCTTCAAGCCGAACGGCCCCGGCCCGTTCCCGCTCGTCGTCTTCAACCACGGCAAGAACACCGGCGATCTCCATCTGCAGCCGCGCAGCCGGCCGCTCGCGTTCGCGCGCGAATTCGTGCGCCGCGGCTATGCAGTGATCGCGCCGAACCGCCAGGGCTTCGCGGGCTCGGACGGCACGTACCAGCAGGAAGGCTGCAACGTCGGCAAGAACGGCCTCGCGCAGGCGGCCGACGTCGACGCGACGGTGCGCTACATGTCGCGCCAGCCGTATGTCGATGCGTCGCGCATCGTCGTCGCCGGCACGTCGCACGGCGGCCTCGTATCGGTCGCGTACGGCACCGAAGCCGCACCGGGCGTGCGCGGCATCATCAACTTCTCCGGCGGGCTGCGCCAGGACCTCTGCGACGGCTGGCAGCGCAACCTCGTCGACGCGTTCGACCAGTACGGCGCGCACACGGCCGTGCGGTCGCTGTGGCTGTACGGCGACAACGATTCGGTGTGGACGCCCGGGCTCGTCGCGCAGATGCACGACGCGTACGTATCGCACGGCACGCAGGCCCAGTTCATCGATTTCGGCCGCTACAAGGACGACGCGCACCGGCTGATCGTCGATCGCGACGGCGTGCCCGTGTGGTGGCCGGCCGTCAACGCGTTCCTCGCGCAGCTGAACCTGCCGACCTCGGTACGCTACGCGGTCGCGAACCCGCACGAGCCGAAAGCCACCGGCTACGCGTCGATCGATGCGGTCAACGCGGTGCCGTATGTCGACGAAGCCGGCCGTGAAGGCTATCGCCGCTTCCTGAACCAGCATCCGAGCCGCGCGTTCGCGGTATCGTCGGAAGGCGCGTGGTCGTGGGCCGAAGGCGGCGACGACCCGATGGCGCTCGCGCTCGACAACTGCGCGAAGCAGGGTGCGGGCGCGTGCCGGCTGTATGCGGTCAACGACCGGGTCGTGTGGAACACGAACACACAGACGGCCGACAACGGCGACGCCGGCACGACACGCGATATCGATACGCGCGCGCTGGCTTCGCGCTGACGGGCGGCGGCCTTCGCTGCCCCGTTTCGCTTTTCCTTTCCCCCGTTTTTCATCGCTTCGCGCACGCGCTGCATGCCGCGTTTGCGTCGGATGCCGCGTACGCCGTTCGCATCGTTTGCCGGCCCGAGCGCGCCCCTCGTCACCGCTTTCAGTCATTCGCCTTCCTGCCACGTTGGGGCCACAACACCCACCCGATTCGCCCCTTCGCTCCCCGATTTCTCCTCCTGCCGCACCGCCCGCCCCCCGATTTTTTTCAGTTGGGGGGTCTCACTCGAACGTCGTCATCTGCGGTCATTTCCGGACTTCTGAACCGTACCGTCCCGAGCCGCTCCGATCTGCGCCGAACTCCCGCCCAGCAAGGCTCCGCGGCCTTTGTAACCGGTAGTGCAACCCGTCGCGGAACACGCTAATCTCAGCGCGTTTCGCTGTCCCGCCGCGCGGCATCCCGTCGATGCCGCGCGGCCGTTTTATCCCCCGGAGCCGCCTTGAGTACGCCAGCCACCGACGACTGGGTCGCGCGCAGCCTGCGCGCGGTCTGGCATCCCTGCACCCAGATGAAGCACCACGAGCGCCTGCCGCTCATCCCCGTCGCGCGTGGCGCGGGCGTGTGGCTGTACGACCGTGACGGCCGCCGCTATTTCGACGCGATCAGCTCGTGGTGGGTGAACCTGTTCGGCCATGCGAACCCGGACATCAACGCGGCGCTGAAGGACCAGCTCGACACGCTCGAGCACGCGATGCTCGCCGGCTGCACGCACGAGCCCGCGATCGAGCTCGCGGAGCGGCTGCACGCGCTCACCGCGCGCACGCTCGGCCATGCGTTCTTCGCTTCGGACGGCGCGTCGGCCGTCGAGATCGCGCTGAAGATGAGCTTCCACGCGTGGCGCAACCGCGGCCGCGCGAACAAGCAGGAATTCGTCTGCGTGGCGAACAGCTACCACGGCGAAACGATCGGCGCGCTCGGCGTGACCGACGTCGCGCTGTTCAAGGACGCGTACGATCCGCTGATCCGCCATGCGCACGTCGTCGCGTCGCCCGACGCGCGCGGCGCGCTGCCGGGCGAAACGGCCGCCGACGTCGCGGGCCGCGCGCTCGCGGACGTGCGGCGCCTGTTCGTCGAGCGCGGCGACCGGATCGCCGCGCTGATCATCGAGCCGCTCGTGCAGTGCGCGGCCGGCATGGCGATGCACGACCCGTCGTACGTGCGCGGGCTGCGCGCGCTGTGCGACGAATTCGGCGTGCACCTGATCGCCGACGAGATCGCGGTCGGCTGCGGCCGCACCGGCACCTTCTTCGCGTGCGAGCAGGCCGGCGTCTGGCCCGATTTCCTGTGCCTGTCGAAAGGCATCAGCGGCGGCTACCTGCCGCTATCGCTCGTGCTCACGCGCGACGACGTGTTCGCCGCGTTCTACGACGACGACACGACGCGCGGCTTCCTGCACTCGCACTCGTACACCGGCAACCCGCTCGCGTGCCGCGCGGCGGTCGCGACGCTCGACCTCTTCGCACGCGACGACGTGCTCGCGGCGAACGCGCGCAAGTCGGCCACGCTGCGTGCCGCGCTCGCGCCGCTCGACGCACATCCGCAGGTACGCCACCTGCGCGAGCGCGGCACGCTGTTCGCGTTCGACGTCGCGCTCGACGGCGATGCGGCACGCGGCTTCTCGCGACGCTTCTTCGAACGCGCGCTGGAACGCGAGCTGCTGCTGCGCCCGATCGGCACGACCGTGTACCTGATGCCGCCGTACGTGATGAGCGACGACGACATCGCGTGGCTCGCGCAACGCACGCGCGACACGCTCGACGCCACGCTCGCGGAGATCGCACGATGACGCACCCGCTGCTCGACGCGCTGCAACGCGGCCTCGCCGATCTCGACGCCCAGGGGCTGCGCCGCGTGCGCCGCACCGCCGACACCGCGTGCGATGCGCGCATGACCGTCGACGGCCGCGAGATCGTCGGCTTCGCCAGCAACGACTATCTCGGCCTCGCCGCCCATCCGGCGCTCGTCGCCGCGTTCGCCGAAGGCGCGCAGCGCTACGGCGCCGGCAGCGGCGGCTCGCACCTGCTCGGCGGCCATTCGCGCGCGCACGCGACGCTCGAAGAGGAACTCGCGACCTTCTCTGGCGGCTTCTCCGACGCGCCGCGCGCACTGTACTTCAGCACCGGCTACATGGCGAACCTCGCCGCGATGACGGCGCTCACCGGCAAGCGCGCCACCGTCTTCTCCGACGCGCTGAACCACGCGTCGCTGATCGACGGCATGCGGCTGTCGCGCGCGAACGTACAGGTCTATCCGCACGCGGACACGGCCGCGCTCGCCGCGCTGCTCGACGCATCGGATGCCGAAACGAAGCTGATCGTCAGCGACACCGTGTTCAGCATGGACGGCGACATCGCGCCGCTCGCCGAACTCGTCGCGCTGGCCGAGCGCCATGGTGCGTGGCTCGTCGTCGACGACGCACACGGCTTCGGCGTGCTCGGCCCGCAGGGCCGCGGCGCGCTCGCGGCCGCCGCGCTGCGTTCGCCGCATCTCGTGTACGTCGGCACGCTCGGCAAGGCCGCCGGCGTCGCGGGCGCATTCGTGATCGCGCACGAGACGGTAATCGAATGGATGATCCAGCGCGCGCGCAGCTACATCTTCACGACGGCCGCGCCGCCGGCCGTCGCGCACGCGGTATCGGCGAGCCTGAAGGTGATCGCGGGCGACGAAGGCGATGCGCGGCGCGCGCATCTCGCCGCGCTGATCGAACGCACGCGCGCGCTGCTGCGCAATACGCGCTGGCAGCCGGTCGATTCGCACACGGCCGTGCAGCCGCTCGTGATCGGCAGCAACGACGCGACGCTCGCGGCGATGCGCGCGCTCGACGCGCACGGCCTGTGGGTGCCCGCGATCCGGCCGCCGACGGTGCCCGTCGGCACGTCGCGGCTGCGCGTGTCGCTGTCGGCCGCGCATTCGTTCGACGATCTCGCGCGGCTCGAAGCCGCGCTGGTCGAAGCCAGCGAGGGAGCCGCAGCCTCCGCTGACGCGGCCCCGCGGGAGACGGAACCGCCCCCACGCTCACTTCGTGAGCTGCCCCCCGAGGGGGCTGCAGCCTCCCTTGGGGCGGCCCGGCGGGAGACTGCGGCATGACCGCCCCGCTCTCGCTTTTCGTCACGGGCACCGACACCGAAATCGGCAAGACCTTCGTGTCGGCCGCGATGCTGCACGGCTTCGCGCGGCACGGCCTGCGTGCCGCCGCGCTGAAACCCGTCGCGGCCGGCGCATATGAACGCGACGGCGTGTGGCGCAACGAGGACGCCGACCAGCTCGACGCGGCCGCGAACGTCGTGCTGCCGCCCGAGCTGCGCACGCCGTTCCTGCTGAAGGCACCGGCCGCGCCGCATATCGTCGCCGCGCGGGAAGGCGTAACGCTCGACATCGACACGATCGTCGCGTGCCATCGCGAAGCGCTGACGCGCGCGGATATCGTCGTCGTCGAAGGCGCCGGCGGCTTCCGCGTGCCGATGAACGACACGCAGGACATGGCCGATCTCGCGGTCGCGCTCGGCGTGCCGGTCGTGCTCGTCGTCGGCGTGCGGCTCGGCTGCATCAGCCATGCGCTGCTCACCGCCGACGCGATTCGCCAAC
Proteins encoded in this window:
- the can gene encoding carbonate dehydratase is translated as MNTQDNPLSHLFDNNEAWVKRKLEDDPEFFARLADQQAPEYLWIGCSDSRVPANQIIGLPPGEVFVHRNIANVVVHSDLNCLSVIQFAVDILRVKHIMVVGHYGCSGVNAALLNRRVGLADNWLHHVQDVRERHAALLEDWPVGEARYRRLIELNAIEQVVNVCRTTIVNDAWARGQSLTVHGLVYGVHDGRMRNLGMAVSNFDALDETYKRCVAALTAGGNHAPDNDMIAADAARRLEGVAQAVADTLKPCDDAK
- a CDS encoding YchJ family protein is translated as MILNRPDACPCGGASPAPAGKAPAPRYAACCGRFIDGGEAAPSALELMRSRYSAYVLGATDYLRATWAARTCPPDLDTDPEAPDAPRWLGLAVKRHAPLDERHAEVEFVARYKIGGRAYRLHETSRFERDEHGFWRYVDGEVSER
- a CDS encoding SDR family oxidoreductase, encoding MKTALIVGASRGLGREFVRQYRRDGWNVIATARDDASLDALRALGAQAHALDITQPEQIAALGWKLDGERLDAAVLVSGVYGPRTEGVETITAEDFDAVMHTNVRGPMQLLPILLPLVEDARGVLAVVSSRMGSIAEATGTTGWLYRASKAALNDVLRIASLQTRHAACISLHPGWVRTDMGGAQAAIDPETSVTGMRRVIAESGADVSQANGRFFQYDGIELSW
- the aceK gene encoding bifunctional isocitrate dehydrogenase kinase/phosphatase, which produces MNHFPKLLSSQIGFDVAQTMLENFDRHYRIFRDAAVEAKTLFEHGDWHGLQRLARERITSYDDRVKECVEVLEDEYDAENIDDEVWQQIKLHYIGLLTSHRQPECAETFFNSVCCKILHRSYFSNDFIFVRPAISTEYLENDEPAAKPTYRAYYPGTDGLAATLERIVTNFQLEPAFDDLPRDIGCVMQAIHDEFGHFDEAPNFQIHVLSSLFFRNKSAYIVGRIINADRVLPFAVPIRHVRPGVLSLDTVLLRRDQLMIIFGFSHSYFLVDMGVPSAYVDFLCTIMPGKPKAEIYTSVGLQKQGKNLFYRDLLHHLSHSSDRFIIAPGIKGLVMLVFTLPSFPYVFKIIKDHFPPPKETTRAQIMEKYQLVKRHDRLGRMADTLEYSSVALPLARLDHALVRELEKEVPSLLEYEDDNLVIKHLYIERRMTPLNLYLQNGSDTDIEHGVKEYGNAVKELMKANIFPGDMLYKNFGVTRHGRVVFYDYDEIEYLTDCNVRRVPPPRNEEDELSGEPWYTVGPHDIFPETYGPFLLGDPRVRDVFMKHHADFFDPALWQASKDKLLQGELPDFYPYDASLRFSVRYPERFGATDQNDGEGDAQRAA
- the bioD gene encoding dethiobiotin synthase, yielding MTAPLSLFVTGTDTEIGKTFVSAAMLHGFARHGLRAAALKPVAAGAYERDGVWRNEDADQLDAAANVVLPPELRTPFLLKAPAAPHIVAAREGVTLDIDTIVACHREALTRADIVVVEGAGGFRVPMNDTQDMADLAVALGVPVVLVVGVRLGCISHALLTADAIRQRGLKLAGWVANHVDPAMSFPDENVATMRDWLAREHGAPLLGRIPHMSPAAPESAAAMLDIAALVDTLRAARH
- the bioF gene encoding 8-amino-7-oxononanoate synthase gives rise to the protein MTHPLLDALQRGLADLDAQGLRRVRRTADTACDARMTVDGREIVGFASNDYLGLAAHPALVAAFAEGAQRYGAGSGGSHLLGGHSRAHATLEEELATFSGGFSDAPRALYFSTGYMANLAAMTALTGKRATVFSDALNHASLIDGMRLSRANVQVYPHADTAALAALLDASDAETKLIVSDTVFSMDGDIAPLAELVALAERHGAWLVVDDAHGFGVLGPQGRGALAAAALRSPHLVYVGTLGKAAGVAGAFVIAHETVIEWMIQRARSYIFTTAAPPAVAHAVSASLKVIAGDEGDARRAHLAALIERTRALLRNTRWQPVDSHTAVQPLVIGSNDATLAAMRALDAHGLWVPAIRPPTVPVGTSRLRVSLSAAHSFDDLARLEAALVEASEGAAASADAAPRETEPPPRSLRELPPEGAAASLGAARRETAA
- the bioA gene encoding adenosylmethionine--8-amino-7-oxononanoate transaminase, whose product is MSTPATDDWVARSLRAVWHPCTQMKHHERLPLIPVARGAGVWLYDRDGRRYFDAISSWWVNLFGHANPDINAALKDQLDTLEHAMLAGCTHEPAIELAERLHALTARTLGHAFFASDGASAVEIALKMSFHAWRNRGRANKQEFVCVANSYHGETIGALGVTDVALFKDAYDPLIRHAHVVASPDARGALPGETAADVAGRALADVRRLFVERGDRIAALIIEPLVQCAAGMAMHDPSYVRGLRALCDEFGVHLIADEIAVGCGRTGTFFACEQAGVWPDFLCLSKGISGGYLPLSLVLTRDDVFAAFYDDDTTRGFLHSHSYTGNPLACRAAVATLDLFARDDVLAANARKSATLRAALAPLDAHPQVRHLRERGTLFAFDVALDGDAARGFSRRFFERALERELLLRPIGTTVYLMPPYVMSDDDIAWLAQRTRDTLDATLAEIAR
- a CDS encoding dienelactone hydrolase family protein, whose product is MAFSKVLVGWMAACALSAAQAGTLSNANTGTGAGASGSLAHAERFDYGDSNLPQVAADLNEQILRIPADASGAVTLEATLFKPNGPGPFPLVVFNHGKNTGDLHLQPRSRPLAFAREFVRRGYAVIAPNRQGFAGSDGTYQQEGCNVGKNGLAQAADVDATVRYMSRQPYVDASRIVVAGTSHGGLVSVAYGTEAAPGVRGIINFSGGLRQDLCDGWQRNLVDAFDQYGAHTAVRSLWLYGDNDSVWTPGLVAQMHDAYVSHGTQAQFIDFGRYKDDAHRLIVDRDGVPVWWPAVNAFLAQLNLPTSVRYAVANPHEPKATGYASIDAVNAVPYVDEAGREGYRRFLNQHPSRAFAVSSEGAWSWAEGGDDPMALALDNCAKQGAGACRLYAVNDRVVWNTNTQTADNGDAGTTRDIDTRALASR